The following nucleotide sequence is from Pseudomonas putida S13.1.2.
ATCAGTCAGTGCTCTGAAGTTGGTTGCCATGCAGTTCGAAAACGGTATCCAGGCGAAATGGAAGGCAATGTGCGAACGTCACGTCCATCGGCAGGCCCATGTTCGGCTGGCTGAGCTCTCGCCACCCGCAACCAGTGCGCTGAGCAGCTTCTATCAGAAGATGAACGGGTATCTCACCGATGGTTACTGGTGGTCCAGCGAGAACTTCCGTTCTGACCGGAGCATGCTTCATGGGGCCGCCGTGAAGGTGGTTGATGCCTATGCCGAAGCCGCAACCTTGGAAATTCAAAAGTACTTCGAGCATCAGGTGAGTGGCCTGAAGCGTAAGTATTCGGAGTACGAACGGCGGCTTGACGTCTTGAAAAGAGCCGTCGCAGAGCGCCAGCAAGCGGTGGAGGGCATACAAGGCAAGCGTTATCACCTTGAACAGGCCCACGCGCAATTCAAGGCCCGCATGCAGTTCAGCATGGACCACTCGCACAAGTTCGAACAATACATCCTCGAAGCTTTCAAGGCCGAGCTCGATCGTGTCAGGGAAGCCATCCGCCGTCCGCTCAGTGCGCTGGAACAGATCTACGACATGTTCTACCTGCATGTACTGCTGGGCGAACTAGACAAAATGCAGGAAGGGAAGAAGTTCTGATGGAACGATCCGATTTGGATATCGAAATCGCAGCCGCTGATCAAGAGCTGTCAGCGCTGCTGGAAAAGCACATCAATGTCCCGGTGAAACGGAGCATTGAAGAGGTGAGCGGCGGCCTGTCGCTCACGCTCAAGGGAGACTTCGAGGCCTGTGTTCTCAGCTTGCGGTCGGAGCTGAAAAAGCTGAACAGTGCCTTCGAAGAGTTGGGTGATGATCTTGGCAGTGTTCACAAGGTGTCCAAGCGCGTCGAGACATCGGTTCAGCAGGCTGAGGGGGCGCAAGACAGCCGGTTCGAGAGGGCTGGCGCGCAGGTTGCCGAAAGCACTCGTCAAATTTCCGAAGGGATCGCCGGTGTAGAGGAGCGCCTGAGCAAGCTCGGCGCAGCACAACTGCATCACCTGAACACCGCGCTGAAAACTTTGGCCGCAGACTTTCAAGCTCAGCGCGCTGAAAGCCGCGATGATCAACAGAAGTCGTTGGTCAAACTGGATGAGATCGCGTCAGCGATTGCAGCGCAGCAGACTGAGGCGCAGGCGACGAATGTTGTATCCAGGCGGCGCTTCATCTGGACGTGCGTGGGGCTTGCGGTGAACTTTGGAGTGCTTGTAGCACTTTTGGCGAAGGCGTTCCTGTAGAAGCTTCACAGGTGCCCGGCACAGTCGCGGCACCGGTGCATTGCAGTCGGATCGTCACCTTTCCTCTTCTTGAACCGGTCAAGGACAGCCCGTCGTGAGTTCCTCAAACGTACTTTCTTCCCCTGATGCTACTGCGCAACGGCTCGTAGACGAAGACGAACAAGCGCGCCAAGCTGACCTGCTTGGCCAGGTCGCCTTCGCTGATACAGCCAGCGCACCTAAGGCGGCTGCGGTCATCTGGAGCTTCATCCGATCCTACGACCAGCATCACAGCGAGATGTCACTGGATCAATGGCTCACCCAGGAATTCAACAAGTATCCGCATCTGTGGCAAGGCAACGCCGAAGTCGAGACTGTCGCGCGCTCGTTGATCAACTCCATCTCGCGCACCAACCAGCACAAAGCGTCATTGCAACGAAACCTCGCCAGGGGAAAGAGCGCGGTCAATTGGTTGGCCAGAGAGCTGGAACAGGATGCTCAGAACAATCCCGAGTTGAACCTGAGCGAGTACGCGAGCCAGGTGCAGGGGATGCTGGCGTCAGCCAATGTGTCGCTGGCGCAGACGCTCGAGCCGGGTGTGCGTCATTCCACAGTGTCTGGCGATATGACCCATGCACCTTCGTCGATTCTTGCCGAAACCCAGGTGACCAATTGGGACGAAACATCCCGCTTGGAGATTTCCAAAGAGATCAACAAGCAAGCGCTGTTGAATGCAGCCCTGAACGCGTCGTATCACGGCGCGCGAATTCTCGGACAACGCACCTGGAATTGGCTGCGTGGTGAAGAAAACGAACCTGCCAGCGCGGCAATGCAGGCGTTTTTCGATAGCTCGCTGAAGTCGGCCGACCATGTTGGTGCACAGGTTGCAGTTTCTGGCGGGGTGATGGTCGCAGCAAAAAGCGGCTGGTTGAGCTTTTTCAATGGCACGTCCGCCGAGGAGGTCGCGACCACGACTTACGTTGGCCTGGAACGGGCCAAAGCCCTGTACAAGCTCGGGGAAGGCGAAATTCTTGCGGATACCGCGATTAACGCAATCGAGCACACAACGATGGTGGCTGCCCGCTCATTGGCTCAGGTTGTGGAACAGAAAGGCGCTGAACTGGGAGCTCAGTGGGGGGCTACTTTGGGCGCTGTGTTCGGTCCCGGTGGTACGGCTATCGGTGGCGTTGTGGGTGGTGTCGTTGGCCGTGCGGCAGGGAGAGCCGTCGGTACACTCATCGAACAGGGCGGACGGAAGGTTGTCGAGGTTGCTAGGAAGGTGGTTCGCAGCGTGGTGAGTACAGTCAAGGAAGTGGGAGCGAAGGTTGTTGGCGGCGCGATAAAACTCTTCACATCGCTGTTTGATTGAGGCTGAGTGATGACCGATAAAAAGGCTTTCGAAACCCAGTTGGAAGAGCATTTCCTCGCTGGGGCTCCCGCCATTTACATTCAATCGGCCGAAGAAGCACGTGTCGATCAGTTGCTGCTGGGGCTCAAGGAAAAGGCCAGCCTCAAGCGCATCCACGAATGGAACCTTGGCTATGGTTGGGTGGATGTCGACAACAAGCTCCCGCTGAGTAACCTCGATTCAAGTAAAACGGAGCTCGAGCACGCTCTGTTGGCGTTGTTGGACGTGGATCTGGAAGAGACGTTGATCGTCATTAAAGGTGCTCGGCTGGCCCTGGAGAACAATACGCTTGCGGTGGCCCGGCTCAAACAGTTGTTGAATTCGATCGAGCGCAACTATGCAGGCGAGTGTTCGGTCATTCTGGTCTCGGAAGCGGTGTGCATCCCCGCGTCGATCGAGGCCCAGGTTACGTTGCTGCCGTTGCCTCTACCGAGCCGCACTGAAATCAAAGCGATGCTGGCCGAGGCTGAGTCTCGCGGACTGCTCACCATTCCGGATCACCTGAGTGACCTGGCCGTTTCTGGCCTGAGCGGGCTGACCTCCAGCGAAATGGCTCAGCTACTGAGGATGGTTGCGCGCCAGGCCCAGACCATCGATGAGCAGTCGTTGAATACAATCCTCCACGAGAAAGAGCAGATCATCGTCAAGAGCGGTGTGCTGGAGATGGTGCGGGTCGATGTCGGGGTCAGCGATATCGGTGGCCTGGAAAACCTGAAGCAATGGCTTGAGCAACGTTCGACCATTATCCGACGCCTGGACGAGGCAACGAGGCAGGGCGTCAAAACGCCTAAAGGCGTGCTCATCGCAGGCATGCCTGGCTGCGGCAAATCGCTCACGGCCAAGGTGGCTGCCGGTTTGTTCCAGCTGCCGCTGTTGCGGCTGGATATCGGTTCTCTGCTGGGTAAGTACGTGGGGGAGAGCGAGCATAACATGCGGCGCGCGCTCAGCATGGCCGAGACTGTCAGCCCCTGCATTCTGTGGGTAGATGAGCTGGAGAAAGCGTTTGTAGGCATGGGTGGTGGGAATGCCTCGGAGGTGACTGCTCGTCTACTGGGCTATTTCCTGACCTGGATGCAGGAAAAGACCGGCGCCGTATTTGTCATCGCCACCGCCAACGACATCACCGCACTACCCCCGGAATTGCTGCGCAAGGGTCGCTTTGACGAGATTTTCTATGTCGGCTTCCCCAACCCTGTGGAGCGAGAAAAAATCCTGAGCATTCATCTGGATAAATCGGGGCAGCAAGTCGCTGATCTGGAAATGGATGAGCTGGTGAATCTCTGTCGGGATTACTGCGGTGCCGATATCGAGAACTCGATCAACGAGGCCGTAGCTAACGCCTTCATCAGCGGAGGGGCATTGACGCAGCAGCATCTGGAGGACGCTATTCAGTCCACCATTCCTTTGCGCGAAACCTTGCGCGACCAGGTCGGCAAGTACGAGGAGCTGTTCGAGAAACTGAAGCTGCGCCCGGCATCCGAGTATCAGGGGCTGAGCGTGGCGCAGATGATCAAGATGGCTGCTGACCCTAACCATGTGAAGCGGGAGGAGGTAGCCCGTAATCCTGATTGCCCTGGTGATCAGTTGGAGAAACTCTCCATGGATGCGCAGCGCAGTGTGGCGGAGGCGGTCTATGCAAATCCGCGGTGTCCTGAGCACGTGCTGTCGATTCGGCTCAACCTCGTCAAGGGTCAACCGCAGTATGATCATGGGATGTTCAAGCTGGCTTGCTTGAATGGCAATGCGCCGCAAGATCTCCTGATACGCATGATCGATGAGGATGTACTCGACGATGATTTACGTGCGTCGTTGGCGGCCTGTGTCAAAGGCGAAGACCTCCAGTTCAAGTTGGCTCGCGACCGACTTGCTTCGGTTGTTGCTGGCCTGATCTTGAATCCCTCACTACTTAGCAGTGTGAAGTCCAAGTTGCTTGAGGAAGGCAAAAGCAGTGTGAGGCAAGCGTTCGCCAAGCACCCCGGTTTGACTGAGGATGAACAGCGTTCGCTGCTCAGCAATGCGAGCCCTGCACTCAGGGGTACCCTCAGCAAAAATCCCAAGCTGTCTGCCGCCTTGCAACTGAACCTCGCCAACGATCCTGATCCGGATGTAAGAGAGAAGCTGGCAAGCAATCCTTCGTTGATCAAAGAGGCTCAGCAAATCTTGGCCGAGGACGGCAGCTATCAGGTCAAGCGAGCACTGTCAGACAATCCAGCCCTATGTCTTGATCATGAGCAAAAAATGAAGTTCAAGAAGCACATAATGGAGAACAGGCACCTGAGTGGGAGTGGAGGTGGTTTTTTCTCCAGCATTCATCGCAGTTTTTAGCAGTACCCATCCGTGAGCCAGGCTTGCGCTGGCTCACGTTCACATTCCGGGATACTTCAGCTCTCGGGCGCCACTCCCAGCAGCATCTGAACCTGACGCCGCAGCTGCCCCACCAGCTCACGTTCAGCGCGCAACTCGGAGCGCAGTTCATTGTTCTCGTGCTCGTGAATCCGAGCGATGCGCTGCACATCCCGATCGTTTCTGACCACATCCCAGACCTCTCCCATCCGCGAGTGCACCAGCACGAGAACGAGCAGAGTGATGCCGCTTAGGCTCAGCAGTGCGAGCTGCAGGGTTTCCATTTATCGCTTCCTTGGGTAGTGGCTTTTTGCCGTTAAGTGAAACGATATGTCTACTATAACTACATGTCTATATTGGCTACTTGTACAGGTAAAGGATTGGTGCAGATCCCGCCCGCGCTTGACTGGCGTGTGGATAGGAGGGTGAAGGCAATATGCTATTGTGCAGGCCGCGGATGGCATGGCCTCAAGAGGGAAGCGCTCTCGCAATGGAGATTTTCGAGCGCCTGTTTGATACGTATAAATACTTTACACATCTATCGCGTGTTGATCGTAAGTGAGCAGACACGTAGGATCTCACGACACGTCATTTGCCTGGTCGCTACCCGCTGCCAATCATTCAGGGCCCTTGATGAAACATAAGCAAAGTATGGATCAAATCCGCTGGGACCTTGCCCTGCGCTACCGCCTGATCGAAACGGTGGTCTGGTGGGAAGGGCGCCTGACCACCAACCACTTGATGCAGTGCTTCGGCATCAGCCGGCAGCAAGCATCGAAGGACATCAACACCTACATCACCGACTATGCCTCTAAGAACCTGGTCTACGACAAGCAGATCAAAGGCTACGTGCCAACCCGGCAGTTCAAGCCGTTGTTCATCGACGACAGCGCTAGTGCCTACCTGGACCTGCTTAACCACAACGATGAGCGTGCGCCGCATATCGAAGGGTTGAACCTGGCTTACGCGCACACTGAAGTCTTGAAGGTACCTGATCGCTCTGTGAGGCCCGAGGTGCTGCGGCCACTGCTCAAGGCGTGTCGTGAAAAGCGGCGTCTGGACATCGAGTACGTGTCGTTCAAAACCCCCGAAGTAGAAGGGCGCACCATTGCGCCGCACACGTTGGTGTACACCGGGATACGTTGGCACGTGCGGGCTTACTGCGAGAAGAACCGTGAGTATCGGGACTTTGTGTTGAGCCGTTTTCGAGGCGAGCCGGAGCTGCTCGACGATCAGACGGAAAATGGTGTCGAGCACGACGTAGAGTGGAACACCAAGATCGATGTGATCTTTAAGCCGGACGAGCGCCTGACGCCGGCGCAACGGTCGATCATTGAAGTGGACTACGCGATGACTGATGGCCAGCTCGTGGTCAAAAGCTCACAAGCATTGGCGAAGTACGTAGTGAAACGATTTCACGTAAATCCGAACCTGCATGACGCCCGCCCTGAAGCCCAGCAGTTGGTGTTGGCGAACCGGGCAGAGTTGAAACTCTGGCTGAGCTTAGACTAAAGACGTCCCTGGTCGACCTCGTGTTTTTGCCAGGCTAGGCATTCAAGCCGATGTATGAGTCATTATGTTCGAGGATAGATACATTGCCGTTGTTTCGGTTACGGGGTTGAGCAAAGCCTCATTAGCGACCACGCTGACCGCGGATGACCGCCTTTGGCCGTTAGGCTGTTGGGACTGGCTACTGTGAGGCAGTGCCAGCGGATCTAAACGACCTCCCTGCGCCGATTTTCTTGGATAGCTGACACTGACAGATTACCCGTCGCTGCTTCCTGGATATGCTCACTCCACCAGGTCATCATCGGCCGTCTCCGCTCGATGTAGTCCGCGCGGTTGTAGGCGCTGCGAACCTCGTCTTTATCGACATGGGCAAGTGCTACCTCGATCAATTCGGGATCCCAGCCATGCTCGTTGAGGATGGTGCTGGCCATCGACCGCATGCCGTGGCTGACCAGACGCCCCTCGAAGCCCATTCGTTTCAGCGCCATGTTGGCGGTCTGGCTGTTGCAGTGGGTACGTGGGTTTCGGTCTGCGGGGAACACAAATTCCCGATGTCCACTGTAGGGCTTGATCGCTTCGAGGAGTGCAAGAGCCTGCTCCGTGAGCGGGACAATGTGCGCGCGGCGCTTTTTCATTCGCTCCGCAGGAATCGTCCAGATCTTCTTCTCGATGTCGATATCTGCCCAGCGGGTGGTCGCAGCTTCGACTGGCCGGGTCATGGTGTGAAGCTGCCACTCGATCAGGCAGCGTGTTGTTCTTTTTATGCTGGCATTGGCGATTGCCACCATGAGTTCTTTCAGCTCATCGGGGGGTAGTGCCGCCATGTTTTTCTTTTTCGGTTTCTTGAAAACGGAGCGGATGCCACTGAGCGGGTTCGCGTGAATCAGTCCCGAGTTGACCCCGTAGGTCATGATCTCGTTGAGCCGTTGTGTCAGTCGTTTTACGGTTTCAAGGCTGCCTTTGGTTTCGAGTGGCCGGAGCAGGTTAATGACCTGAGGAGCACTTATGGTCGAGATTGGGGTGTGTCCCAGATACGGAAAGATGTGCAGCGTGAGGGAACGCCAGATGTCCTCAGCGTAGGCCTGTGTCACTGAATCCTTTTTCAGCTCATACCAGGCCGTCGCCACGTTCTGGAAAGTGTGCTCCGTCGCTGCCTTCTTCGCTTGCTGCACTGCATCCCGTTTTTCTTTGGGGTCGATGCCGTGAGCGAGGAGCTCGCGTGCCTCAACGGTGCGCTTGCGGGCTTGCGCCAATGAAACTTCGGGGAAGGTCCCGAGGCCCATGTTGATCCGGTTCTTTGTCACCGGATGCCGGTAGTTGAAGTTCCAGAGTTTAGAGCCATTGCTTCTCACTCGCATTTGGAGGCCGTCACCATCGCTTAGGACATAGTCCTTCTCTTGCGGCTTGGCGGCTTTGACTTTGAGGTCCGAGAGGCGGGTGGCTTGAGCGCACATGCGGTATTCCAAGAGCGGTTTCGGTATTCCAAAAACTACCAGTAGATGGCTTGGAATACCACTTGGAATACCGAATCTTGTAGATCCTGTTGGACGCTATCGGACCCTGATGGCGCTGAAAGCCCCGTATTTACTGGGTTTCAGGCACAAAAAAAGACGTCCGTGGACGTCTTTAGATGGTTATTTGGTGGAGCCGGGGGGATTTGAACCCCCGTCCGCCAGTACTCCGCTGTCGGTACTACATGCGTAGCCGTGTCTACTGATTTAATCCGCAGCCGCCCGACGGGCAGGGTGCTTTGGATGAGTTGTGTAAGTTTTAGTCACTTCGCCCACAACGTGCTACGCGACGATCCTGTTCTGTATGACAATCAGTTCGGGTTTACAGGCATCCCCTAGTGATTGCTGGAGCCGAAGCTACCAGAAGCAACGGGTCAAGAGGACTGCTTACGCAGCCAGCTTGCACTCCGCGCCGTAGTTTTCGTCATTGGCAACTATAAAAGTTGCAACAGTGGATTTACGAGTTCTGTTACCAACTCGGCATGCACCTAGAGTTTCGCTACCGGCGTCGAATCCTAATCGGCCCCACACTAGCGTTACGCTAACGCACCTTACGGCGCGTGGGATGGAGTATACGCCATTGCGCGGGCGACGTCGACAGCCGGTCCTGTCGCCCGCTTCATGGCTCACGCGCCGCCGCTGCCGGAGCCGCTGCCTTTCTCGGTTTTCTCCAGGCGTTCCAGCACTTTGCTGGTGATGGCGATGCATTCCTTGGTGTCGCCCGAGGCCTGGGCGGCTTTGGCGTTGTCCACCTGCTCGGTAAGGGCCTTGTCCAGGCCTTCGGAGGTGGCGCCGGCGGTGGCCATGCTGTCGTCGATCTTTTGCAGGTTGGTGTTGCAGAGGTCATCGGCGGCGAACACCGGCGAAGCCAGCAGGGTGGCGGCCGCGAACAGGGCCGAAAGCGCGGTACCTTTCATGGGTGTCTCCTCTGGGGCCTCTGGAAGGTGGGCCTGTAGGGTGGACTGTGGGGGATTGGCGGGGGTTCAATCGGGATGGTGGCGGGGCGATATTGAGGTGGGGGATGGCACCGGCTTTGCCGGTGTTCGCGGCTGAAGCCGCTCCCACAGGGATCGTGGTTGGCTCGGGGGTGCGCTGTACCTGTGGGAGCGGCCTTGTGTCGCGAAAGGGCTGCAGAGCAGCCCCGGGGATCTATGCAGCGCTGCTGAGAACCTGGGGCCGCTTTGCGGCCCGATCGCGACACAAGGCCGCTCCCACAAGGGTGAAGGTGTCTGCCTTTAGATGCTGCGTGGGCGGGTGACGCGGTCTACCAGGTAGACCAGGCCGTGGTAGTCGATGCCGCTGTGGCTCGACAGGCCTATTTCGCAGGTGCGGCTGGTGGAGATGCCTTCGCTGCAATACTGCACGGCATCCTTCAGGCTGCGCAGCGAGTGGGCGTTGAGCTCGGGGGTGGTGAAGCCTTTGTCGCCGGCAAACCCGCAGCAATGAATGCCTTCGGGGATTACCACCTGTTTGCTGCAACGCCGCGCCAGGTCGATCAGGGCCTGGCTTTCGCCCAGGTGCTGGGTGCTGCAGGTCACGTGCACGGCCACCGGCTCGTCCTGGGGGGTGAACTCCAGGCGGTCGAGCAGGTGGGTGCGGATGAAGCGCACCGGGTCGTACAGGTCCAGCCGGGTTTCGCCCAGGTCTTGCACCAGGCGCAGGGTGCAGGGGCTGGTGTCGCAGTAGATCGGGTCTAGGCCGCCGCGGCTGGCGTGCAGCAGGGCGGTGATCAGTTCCTGGCGCTTGTGCTCGGCCTGTTCGGGGTAACCCTTGGAGGCGAAGGGCTGGCCGCAGCACAGGCTGTCGGCGTTGTCGGGGAACACCACCTGGTAGCCGGCCTTTTCCAGCAGGGCGCGGGTTTTGTCCAGCAGCGAGCTTTGCTCGCTGTCGGCATAGGCCGGGCCCATCACCCGTGACACGCAGGCCGCAAGGTACACCACGCGGGGGCGGGCGTCGTGGCTGGCCGGGCCGAAGCTGATCGGGCGCAGGGGTTGTGGCATGGCCGGGGTCCACTGGGGCAGGCGGCCTTTGCTGGCTTTGCTCAGCGAGGCGCTCAGGCGGCCCAGGCGCGGGGCGCCGAGCAGCTTGCGTGCGGTATTGGCGGCCGTGAGGGTAAGGCGGGCGCCACCCAGTGCGGTGTGGAAGTGCTCGGCGAGCCAGTCGGCGGTCTTGATGTGGTCGGCGGCCTGGCTGCGCAGTTTTTTCACCAGCTCGCCGGTGTTGATGCCGACCGGGCAGCGCTGGGCGCACAGGCCGGTGGCGGCGCAGGTGTCGATGCCTTGGTACTGGTAGGTCTGCATCAGTTCGCGGGTGTCGATGCCGGCGCGTTGCTTGGCCTGGATGTCACGCCACATGACGATGCGCTGGCGTGGGCTGAGGGTAAGCCCTTTGGACGGGCACACCGGTTCGCAGAAGCCGCACTCGATGCACTTGTCGACGATTTCGTCGGCGGCTGGCAGCGGCTTGAGGTTTTTCAGGTGGATGTCGGGGTCTTCGCTTAGCACCGCGTCGGGGTTGAGGATGCCGTTGGGGTCGAGCAGGCGCTTGAGCTTCCACATCAGCTGGTAGGCGTCATGGCCCCATTCCAGTTCCACGAACGGGGCCATGTTGCGCCCGGTGCCGTGTTCGGCTTTTAGCGAACCGCCGAATTCCACGGCCACCAGTTGCGCCACGTCGTCCATGAAGGCCTGGTAACGGGCGACTTCCGCGGCGCTGTTGAAGCCTTGGGTGAAGACGAAGTGCAGGTTGCCTTCCAGCGCGTGGCCAAAAATGATCGCTTCGTCGTAGCGGTGCTTGTCGAACAGCTGGATCAGGCGGTTGACGCCTTCGGCCAGTTGCTCGACGGGGAAGGTCACGTCTTCGATGATCACCGTGGTGCCGGTCTGGCGCACGGCGCCGACGGCGGGGAAGGTGTCCTTGCGGATTTTCCACAGCTGGTTGTACACGGCTGGGTCTTCGCTGAAGTCCACTTGCTGTTCCAGCGGGAAGTCGGCGATCGAGGCCATCACTTGGTGCAGTTGTTCGTGCAGCAGGCTCTGGCTGGCGGCGCGGGACTCGATCAGCAGGGCGCAGGCGTTGTCTGACAGGCCTTTTACCCACAGCGGCATCCCAGGCATGTTCTGCACCGAGCGCAGGCTGCGGCGGTCGAGCAGTTCCACGGCCGAGACTGGCTGCTGCTTGAGCACGGGTACGGCGCGGCAGCAGCTTTCGACGCTGGGGAACACCAGCAGGGCGCTGGCCTTGTGCGGGTGGTCGGGCACGGTGTTGTAGGTGACGGCGCTGATGAAGCCCAGCGTGCCTTCGGAACCCACCAGCAGGTGCTGCAGGATGTCCAGCGGCTGGTCGTAGTCCACCAGTGCGTTCAGCGACAGGCCGGTGGTGTTCTTCAGCCGGTATTTGTGCCGGATGCGCTCGGCCAGCGCGGTGTTGGCGCGGGTCTCGCGGGCCAGGCTGGCCAGCGATGCCAGCAGCTCGGCGTGGCTGCTTGCAAAGGCGGCGACGCTGGCCGGGTCTTCGCTGTCCAGGCGGGTGCCGTCGGCCAGCACCAGGCGCAGGCCGGCCAGGGTGTGGTAGGTGTTCTGCGCGGTGCCGCAACACATGCCGCTGGCGTTGTTGGCAACGATGCCACCAATTTTGCAGGCGTTGATCGAGGCCGGGTCGGGGCCGATCTTGCGCCCGAAGGGGGCCAGCCAGGCGTTGGCCTGGGCGCCGATCACGCCCGGTTGCAGGCGGATCTGCTCGCCCTGGCCACGGATTTCGCGGCCGTTCCAGTTATCGCCGAGCACGATCAGCACCGAGTCGGTGATGGCCTGGCCAGAAAGACTGGTGCCGGCGGCGCGGAAGGTGACCGGCACCCGCTCGCGCTGGGCCAGTTTGATCAGGCCGACCACTTCGTCCTCGGACTCGACGCGCACCACCAGCTTGGGGATCAGCCGGTAGAAGCTGGCGTCGGTGCCAAAGGCCAGGGTGGACGTGGGGTCGTCGAAGCGGCGTTCGGCGGGTATCAGGCGCTCGGCATCACGCAGGAACGCGGCGGGCAAGCTCATGCAGTCTCCTCGCGGGGCTGTGGCGTCTGTGCACCACATGCCCCGGGTCAATCAGGCGGTGTTTCTTGCAGGCGGTCAGGCGCCCAGTTCGCGTACCAGCGAGTCGCGGGTGATCTCGCTGATCGACTTGGCGCCAGTCAGCACCATGGCCACGCGCATTTCCTTCTCGAACAGCTCAAGCAGGTTTTTCACCCCGGCCTGGCCGTGCACGGCAAGGGCATAGAGGAAGGCGCGGCCGATCAGTACGGTGTCGGCACCCAGGGCGATCATGCGCACCACGTCGAGCCCACTGCGGATGCCGGAGTCGGCCAGAATCTTCAGGTCGCCTTTGACGGCGTCGGCAATGGCCGGCAGGGCGCGGGCGCTGGACAGCACGCCATCGAGCTGGCGGCCGCCGTGGTTGGACACCACGATGCCGTCGGCGCCGAACTTGACCGCATCGCGGGCGTCATCGGCATCCAGAATGCCCTTGATGATCATCGGGCCGTCCCAGTACTCGCGGATCCACTCCAGGTCTTTCCAGGAGATGGACGGGTCAAAGTTGTTGCCCAGCCAGCCGATGTAGTCGGCCAGGCCCGTGGGGTTGCCACGGTACTTGGAGATGTTGCCCAGGTCGTGCGGGCGGCCCATCACCCCCACATCCCACGCCCACTCGGGGTGGGTCATGGCTTGCAGCACGCGGCGCAGCGGGCCGTTGCGGCCGCTCATGCCCGAGTGGGCATCGCGGTAGCGGGCGCCGGGTACGGGCATGTCGACGGTGAACACCAGGGTCTTGACCCCGGCGGCCTTGGCCCGCTCCAGGGCGTTGCGCATGAAGCCGCGGTCCTTGAGCACGTACAGCTGGAACCACATTGGCCGGTCGATGGCCGGGGCCACTTCTTCGATCGGGCACACCGACACGGTAGACATGGTGAACGGGATGCCGTGGGCCGCCGCTGCACGCGCCGCCTGCACTTCGCCACGGCGGGCGTACATGCCGGTGAGGCCGACCGGGGCCAGGGCTACCGGCATGCTCAGGGTTTCGTCGAACAGCTTGGTTTCCAGGCTGAGCTCGGACATGTTGTTCAGCACGCGCTGGCGCAGGGCAATGCCGGCCAGGTCCGACACGTTGTGGCGCAAGGTGTGCTCGGCGTAGGCGCCGCCGTCGGCGTAGTGGAACAGGAAGGGAGGCAGCTTGCGTTGGGCCGCGGCGCGATAGTCGGTAGAGGCAGAAATGATCATGGATTCTCGCAGCGTTGCTTGTGGGGAGTGCCGGGCGCGCGATGGCGCCCGGCCCCTTTCACTTTAGTGATGAACCAGCATGCCGGTCAGCCAGTAAGCCTGCACTAAGGTGATCAGGCCCACGATGGTGGCAAAGAACAGGCTGTGCTTGACGGTGAAGCGGAACAGGTCGGATTCCTTGCCCACCAGGCCGGTGGCGGCGCAGGCCACGGCAATGGACTGCGGCGAGATCATCTTGCCGGTCACGCCGCCGCTGGTGTTGGCCGCTACCAACAGGGTGTCGCTGACGCCGAT
It contains:
- a CDS encoding AAA family ATPase; the protein is MTDKKAFETQLEEHFLAGAPAIYIQSAEEARVDQLLLGLKEKASLKRIHEWNLGYGWVDVDNKLPLSNLDSSKTELEHALLALLDVDLEETLIVIKGARLALENNTLAVARLKQLLNSIERNYAGECSVILVSEAVCIPASIEAQVTLLPLPLPSRTEIKAMLAEAESRGLLTIPDHLSDLAVSGLSGLTSSEMAQLLRMVARQAQTIDEQSLNTILHEKEQIIVKSGVLEMVRVDVGVSDIGGLENLKQWLEQRSTIIRRLDEATRQGVKTPKGVLIAGMPGCGKSLTAKVAAGLFQLPLLRLDIGSLLGKYVGESEHNMRRALSMAETVSPCILWVDELEKAFVGMGGGNASEVTARLLGYFLTWMQEKTGAVFVIATANDITALPPELLRKGRFDEIFYVGFPNPVEREKILSIHLDKSGQQVADLEMDELVNLCRDYCGADIENSINEAVANAFISGGALTQQHLEDAIQSTIPLRETLRDQVGKYEELFEKLKLRPASEYQGLSVAQMIKMAADPNHVKREEVARNPDCPGDQLEKLSMDAQRSVAEAVYANPRCPEHVLSIRLNLVKGQPQYDHGMFKLACLNGNAPQDLLIRMIDEDVLDDDLRASLAACVKGEDLQFKLARDRLASVVAGLILNPSLLSSVKSKLLEEGKSSVRQAFAKHPGLTEDEQRSLLSNASPALRGTLSKNPKLSAALQLNLANDPDPDVREKLASNPSLIKEAQQILAEDGSYQVKRALSDNPALCLDHEQKMKFKKHIMENRHLSGSGGGFFSSIHRSF
- a CDS encoding helix-turn-helix transcriptional regulator encodes the protein MKHKQSMDQIRWDLALRYRLIETVVWWEGRLTTNHLMQCFGISRQQASKDINTYITDYASKNLVYDKQIKGYVPTRQFKPLFIDDSASAYLDLLNHNDERAPHIEGLNLAYAHTEVLKVPDRSVRPEVLRPLLKACREKRRLDIEYVSFKTPEVEGRTIAPHTLVYTGIRWHVRAYCEKNREYRDFVLSRFRGEPELLDDQTENGVEHDVEWNTKIDVIFKPDERLTPAQRSIIEVDYAMTDGQLVVKSSQALAKYVVKRFHVNPNLHDARPEAQQLVLANRAELKLWLSLD
- a CDS encoding integrase domain-containing protein — protein: MCAQATRLSDLKVKAAKPQEKDYVLSDGDGLQMRVRSNGSKLWNFNYRHPVTKNRINMGLGTFPEVSLAQARKRTVEARELLAHGIDPKEKRDAVQQAKKAATEHTFQNVATAWYELKKDSVTQAYAEDIWRSLTLHIFPYLGHTPISTISAPQVINLLRPLETKGSLETVKRLTQRLNEIMTYGVNSGLIHANPLSGIRSVFKKPKKKNMAALPPDELKELMVAIANASIKRTTRCLIEWQLHTMTRPVEAATTRWADIDIEKKIWTIPAERMKKRRAHIVPLTEQALALLEAIKPYSGHREFVFPADRNPRTHCNSQTANMALKRMGFEGRLVSHGMRSMASTILNEHGWDPELIEVALAHVDKDEVRSAYNRADYIERRRPMMTWWSEHIQEAATGNLSVSAIQENRRREVV